AACTTAAACACAAGTCGGTTCGCAGTGAAGCCGAAGCATTCAACGAGATAGGAACCATTAGACCCTCATACCCCAAACTTAGTAAATTCGGAGTGTCCATGCTGGCTTTAGTTAGTTTCAGACAGCCACTGATCACCAAATGCCGAAGAGTGTAACTGGAGATATGAATTTTCTTCAAACTAAAGCAGTCCCATAGGGTCAACGTTTCAAGGAGATGGAGTTTAGGAAACAGATCATGGAACCACTTGTCCGAGATCTTGGCAAAAGATAAAGATAACGACTTTAGGGATCTACATGACACTATGTCGACTTTTTGGCAGCGTACGTGGCATTCGTTGTAGACAAAAGATTGAAGATTATTCAAACCTATAACCTCAACCTCAGGCTTGAGGAAATCAGGTGGGTAGGATAGTTCCAAGTGTAACTTGCTGAGTTTTGGCAGCCCCCAAATCTTAATGCTTCTTAAACCAAAACAGGTAACCAATTTTAAATCCTCTAGCCCGGGACAGATGTTGGAAAGGCTTCGAATCAGCCGATCATCGACGACAACATGACGCAAACATAGTTTCTGCAAGGATGGGAATAGTGCACGATCAGCGTCGCAAGGCAAGCGCATGGAGCAGCACCTCAAACTCAGCACAGTAAGCGATTTAGCAGCGAATACGGTGCGAGGAAGATCGTAGAATCCACAGGAGGCCAATTCCAGTTCTAGCTCTTTTATATTGCACTCAACGAGCCAACCAATCCAGCGATCCGCGTGATATGGGAATTCTTGGTGGGCCCAAATGCCCATTCGGAACCTGTGAATGCTTATACCCTTCTCCCTGCGGTTCATCAGATTTTGATCCACAAAAGACACTAGCTTCTTCTTCTCGTCTCTCCCCAAGTCGGAGATTTCCCCGAAATTCAAACAATGGAGAGTGGCCCATACGTGGTTCCACCGCTTGGACAGTAGGATGGTTCCACTGGCTTCTTTGATGGACAAGCGTGATAGAATGTGATGAAGAATATCATCCGGCAAATCGGAAATCCGATCCATGGTAGGTGTTGGTAGTTGGTACAAGTTTCTTTCCCTGGAAAATTTCCACTTTTAATCACCACTACTACTCATCTAAAATCGAATTGAAGATGCCCACTTAATTTCAAGTGCACGTTCGGCTATACTGATGAACACAGAACGCTTCTTCTTAATCTGATCGTATTTGTTTAATACATATCAAAGTTTTAGATGAGATAAACTCTAAATCCTAAACTCGTACGCCTAGCTATTTTTATGGAAACAATCTTTTTGATAACAAGAAGTTTCACGGtaccattatttttaaaaatgctaagtattttatgttatttagcATTTAATAGTTCATATTTGCATAATAATTTCctataaaaagttaaaaaaatgtgCACATAATATATAGAATTTTCAAAGTTTCCATATTtatctattctttcttctttctataatataaacaaatatcCCATTTTGATGTTATGAAACAatctcaataaaattatttttcaaaataccctttgtatatatattttacttaaaaaacaaaatttatatgaacAATAATTGAACTCATCTTTGATATAGaattaacttaaaatcaattttactACTATACCTAACttcatttttacttaaattttgttttaaaaaattaaaaaaaattaaactttaacTATTAAATTGTTGTGAATAATTATCTTAATGGATAATCTTTTGAATGTGACCGTAGAATCATTGTTGATCTTGACCGTCCATTGAGAAGGCGAACTTTTAGAATAGAGTCACCctcacttatttattttgtattatttgagAGATCAAGAAATTTACTCATAaagaatttatctttttattttcattctcttattttattttctttgagttttaTAATACATCACTAGCATGAGTATAGCTGCTTGATTGTAGAAAATTAAGCAAGAGAACgaaggaaaaaagagaaatttttaatgaataaatttCTTGATCTAAAATAAGCAACaggataattttatttgtaataatttacTTTCTCAGTAGACGGTCAAGATCAAAATGATCTTAACTATAATAATTACTCTCAAAAGATTACTCTTTTAAGTGATTAtcgatttaaataattattcacaCCAATATTTTGTGTTAAGTTTAATTCAATACACAGAATTAGTGTTAAGTTTTGATATTAAGATAAATGTGGAATAAGAggtaaaaatcaattaaatcgTATGTATTACGATAGAGGTTTAATGGGAGTTAAGCTAATTA
This window of the Diospyros lotus cultivar Yz01 chromosome 5, ASM1463336v1, whole genome shotgun sequence genome carries:
- the LOC127802125 gene encoding putative F-box protein At1g49610, yielding MDRISDLPDDILHHILSRLSIKEASGTILLSKRWNHVWATLHCLNFGEISDLGRDEKKKLVSFVDQNLMNRREKGISIHRFRMGIWAHQEFPYHADRWIGWLVECNIKELELELASCGFYDLPRTVFAAKSLTVLSLRCCSMRLPCDADRALFPSLQKLCLRHVVVDDRLIRSLSNICPGLEDLKLVTCFGLRSIKIWGLPKLSKLHLELSYPPDFLKPEVEVIGLNNLQSFVYNECHVRCQKVDIVSCRSLKSLSLSFAKISDKWFHDLFPKLHLLETLTLWDCFSLKKIHISSYTLRHLVISGCLKLTKASMDTPNLLSLGYEGLMVPISLNASASLRTDLCLSFINADKHAWDDGIITEFLSVFDRSEVVKIFTRSHELLYEELKARDPPMRWERHCVKDVKFEKLDAAECKRRGGDWLPGFWMTLGL